A genomic window from Streptomyces sp. WMMC940 includes:
- a CDS encoding DUF309 domain-containing protein: protein MTRTSRDRDDEGRARNARPRDGLGRPLPYGEEGVDRQPEGVVRTPEQTLAEAQRLLDAGMPFHAHEVLEDAWKSGPDEERGLWRGLAQLAVGLTHAARGNPTGGAALLARGADAIAPYEPGRPYAIDVAGLTRWAEVLRDELRRDGNPVPAAGRAPRLRAD from the coding sequence GTGACCAGGACGTCGAGGGATCGCGATGACGAGGGCCGGGCGCGCAACGCGCGGCCGAGGGACGGGCTGGGCAGGCCTCTGCCCTACGGGGAGGAAGGGGTGGACCGGCAACCGGAGGGGGTGGTCCGCACGCCCGAGCAGACCCTGGCCGAGGCCCAGCGGCTGCTGGACGCGGGCATGCCGTTCCACGCCCATGAGGTTCTGGAGGACGCCTGGAAGTCCGGGCCCGACGAGGAGCGCGGACTGTGGAGGGGGCTGGCTCAGCTGGCGGTGGGGCTGACGCACGCCGCACGCGGCAATCCCACCGGCGGCGCCGCGCTGCTGGCCCGGGGCGCCGACGCCATCGCCCCGTACGAGCCCGGGCGACCCTACGCGATCGACGTCGCCGGGCTGACCCGCTGGGCGGAGGTGCTGCGCGACGAACTGCGGCGGGACGGGAACCCGGTCCCAGCGGCGGGACGGGCCCCACGGCTGCGCGCGGACTGA
- a CDS encoding IS701 family transposase, with amino-acid sequence MIDDLADATWDRELNDLFLRIGHRFGRADLRRRMRDYVRALLGPVGRKSGWQLAEHAGHRTPDGLQRLLNRATWNADDVRDNLQTYVAERLGEADGVLILDDTGFVKKGTTSAGVQRQYSGTAGRTENCQIGVFAAYATTHGRALVDRELYLPKSWTDDRERCRAAKIPDERGFATKPELARAMVLRALVSPLPIAWVTADAAYGQEWRFRRMLEEAAVGYVLAVPKPQPVPRFGRIDHLFSQAPDEAWEQRSCGDGAKGPRVYHWAAVQLPVIEDFDGERPTHHRWALARRSISRPDQIAYYLAYAPTGTGVDQLVRVAGRRWAIEECFQAAKNECGLDQYEVRRYVGWMRHITLAMLAHAFLADTAAQAAAKGDAETVPPWSRSPWQKSAGCWQLGPHTGPARSFASMR; translated from the coding sequence GTGATCGACGACCTTGCCGACGCGACCTGGGACCGTGAACTCAACGACCTCTTCCTGCGCATCGGCCACCGTTTCGGCCGTGCCGACCTGCGACGCCGCATGCGTGACTACGTCCGCGCCCTGCTCGGCCCAGTCGGCCGCAAAAGCGGCTGGCAACTGGCCGAACACGCAGGCCACCGCACTCCCGACGGCCTGCAGCGGCTGCTGAACAGAGCCACCTGGAACGCCGACGACGTCCGCGACAACCTGCAGACATACGTCGCCGAACGACTCGGCGAAGCCGACGGAGTCCTCATCCTCGACGACACCGGCTTCGTCAAGAAGGGCACCACCTCCGCAGGTGTCCAACGCCAGTACTCCGGCACCGCCGGCCGCACCGAGAACTGCCAGATCGGCGTCTTCGCTGCCTATGCCACCACCCACGGTCGCGCCCTGGTGGACCGCGAGCTGTATCTGCCCAAGTCCTGGACGGACGACCGCGAACGCTGCCGCGCCGCCAAGATCCCTGATGAGAGGGGCTTCGCCACCAAACCAGAACTGGCCAGGGCCATGGTGCTGCGCGCACTCGTCTCCCCGCTGCCGATCGCCTGGGTGACCGCGGATGCCGCCTACGGCCAGGAGTGGCGCTTTCGCCGGATGCTGGAAGAAGCCGCCGTCGGCTACGTGCTCGCGGTCCCGAAGCCCCAGCCGGTGCCCCGCTTCGGCCGGATCGACCATCTCTTCAGCCAGGCACCGGATGAGGCATGGGAGCAACGTTCGTGTGGCGACGGCGCCAAGGGACCACGCGTCTATCACTGGGCAGCCGTCCAGCTCCCGGTGATCGAGGACTTCGACGGTGAGCGGCCCACCCATCACCGCTGGGCGCTGGCCCGGCGCAGCATCAGCAGACCCGATCAGATCGCCTACTACCTCGCCTACGCGCCGACAGGAACCGGCGTCGACCAGCTCGTGCGCGTTGCCGGGCGTCGGTGGGCGATCGAGGAGTGCTTCCAGGCCGCGAAGAACGAATGTGGCCTGGACCAGTACGAAGTCCGCCGCTACGTCGGCTGGATGAGGCACATCACCCTGGCCATGCTCGCGCATGCCTTTCTCGCGGACACGGCGGCCCAGGCGGCGGCAAAGGGGGACGCAGAAACGGTTCCACCCTGGTCCCGCTCACCGTGGCAGAAGTCCGCCGGTTGCTGGCAACTGGGCCCGCACACCGGCCCCGCCCGTTCCTTCGCATCCATGCGCTGA
- a CDS encoding IS701 family transposase, whose protein sequence is MDERAVEIWNDELEELFLRTGHRFRRVEPRRRMRDYIRGLLGPVGRKNGWQLAEYAGHRTPDRLQRLLNGARWDADEVRDDLQHYVAERLGEPDGILILDDTGFLKKGTTSAGVQRQYSGTAGRTENCQIGVFAAYATTQGRALVDRELYLPKSWTDDRDRCRAAHIPDERTFATKPDLAKAMVLRAIASPLPIAWVTADAAYGQEWRLRRMLEETGLGYVLAVPKSQQVPHFGRIDHLFSQAPDEAWERRSCGDGAKGPRVYHWAALQITAAEDFDGELPTHQRWALARRSISRPQEIAYYLAYAPLGTSVEHLVRVAGTRWAIEEAFQAAKNECGLDQYEVRRYTGWTRHITLAMLAHAFLAVMAADAAAKGAAETVPASRPSPWLKFGGSWQLATHPSHALISPSPGHAH, encoded by the coding sequence ATCGACGAGCGTGCAGTTGAGATCTGGAACGACGAACTCGAGGAACTGTTCCTGCGCACCGGCCATCGCTTCAGGCGCGTCGAGCCGCGTCGCAGGATGCGTGACTACATCCGTGGACTGCTGGGCCCGGTCGGCCGGAAGAACGGCTGGCAGCTGGCCGAATACGCCGGACACCGCACACCCGACCGACTTCAGCGACTCCTCAACGGCGCCCGCTGGGACGCCGATGAGGTCCGCGACGACCTCCAGCACTACGTAGCCGAACGACTCGGCGAGCCCGACGGAATCCTCATCCTCGACGACACCGGCTTCCTCAAGAAGGGCACCACCTCGGCCGGCGTGCAACGCCAGTACTCCGGCACCGCCGGCCGCACCGAGAATTGCCAGATCGGCGTGTTCGCCGCCTACGCCACCACGCAAGGACGCGCCCTGGTGGACCGAGAGCTGTATCTGCCCAAGTCCTGGACCGACGACCGCGACCGCTGCCGCGCCGCACACATCCCGGACGAGCGGACCTTCGCCACCAAACCCGACCTGGCCAAGGCCATGGTCCTGCGGGCGATCGCCTCGCCCCTGCCGATCGCCTGGGTGACCGCGGACGCGGCATACGGCCAGGAATGGCGGCTGCGCCGCATGCTGGAAGAGACCGGCCTGGGGTACGTGCTCGCAGTCCCCAAGTCCCAGCAGGTGCCGCACTTCGGACGCATCGACCACCTCTTCTCCCAAGCTCCCGACGAGGCATGGGAGAGACGTTCGTGCGGTGACGGCGCAAAGGGCCCGCGCGTTTACCACTGGGCCGCCCTGCAGATCACCGCCGCCGAGGACTTCGACGGCGAACTGCCCACCCACCAGCGGTGGGCACTGGCACGCCGCAGCATCAGCAGGCCCCAGGAGATCGCTTACTACCTCGCCTACGCACCGCTCGGCACCAGCGTCGAGCACCTGGTCCGCGTTGCCGGAACACGTTGGGCCATCGAGGAAGCCTTCCAGGCCGCCAAGAACGAGTGCGGGCTTGACCAGTACGAAGTCCGCCGCTACACTGGCTGGACGCGGCACATCACCCTGGCCATGCTGGCGCACGCCTTCCTGGCGGTCATGGCCGCCGACGCTGCAGCAAAAGGGGCAGCAGAAACGGTTCCTGCCTCGCGCCCCTCACCGTGGCTGAAGTTCGGCGGCTCCTGGCAACTGGCCACCCACCCGTCACACGCGCTCATCAGTCCCTCACCAGGTCACGCGCACTGA